A stretch of the Roseisolibacter agri genome encodes the following:
- a CDS encoding P-II family nitrogen regulator, whose translation MSTSTLMTPTAPSAPAVPMVLVLAYVQPFRASAVVDALHGVPGVTGATFAEASGFGRGRHPDLAALETVTGTAPRTRVEVVIRADLEDAVVQAIREAARTTNRGDGKIYVLPVARAVRIATGEEGGTAV comes from the coding sequence ATGAGCACGTCGACGCTGATGACGCCCACTGCGCCCAGTGCGCCCGCGGTGCCGATGGTCCTCGTGCTGGCGTACGTGCAGCCGTTTCGCGCCTCCGCGGTTGTCGACGCGCTGCACGGCGTGCCGGGCGTGACCGGCGCGACGTTCGCCGAAGCCTCGGGCTTCGGCCGCGGCCGGCATCCCGACCTCGCCGCGCTCGAGACCGTCACGGGAACGGCGCCGCGCACCCGCGTGGAGGTGGTGATCCGCGCGGACCTGGAGGACGCCGTCGTGCAGGCCATTCGCGAGGCGGCACGCACGACCAATCGCGGGGACGGCAAGATCTACGTGCTACCGGTCGCCCGGGCCGTTCGTATTGCGACCGGCGAGGAGGGGGGAACAGCCGTGTAG
- a CDS encoding HEAT repeat domain-containing protein, whose translation MADLARLARRARGGRALALARSMVGALGVVACAADPGYGGRSTKQWIAQLADPTTSARLEATTALGRVLAVYPQSAPAVAALVGALADTSDDVRVSAARELATEGVRAPDAVPGLARAMADSEHAWVREQVAGVLGTVLDQSLPPDARAATGWPTREDRPRVDAAVLAVGVDALIRGLGDPHGEVRTEAATALRRLGPRAARVAPQVIPAWRDLAGAAQPGLRVLAFDGLTAGGAPAALVLPLADAAIRRDTAAVVRTAAIHAVAPLGAAATAAVPTLRIALRDPDAGVRLAAAVALGKIGPGAAVSDLRAALTDADARVRVEAAHTLDAFHRRGGQDAPPAEPTPLQKCAGRLGTPGC comes from the coding sequence GTGGCCGACCTCGCGAGGCTCGCGAGGCGGGCGCGCGGGGGCCGTGCGCTGGCGCTCGCACGGTCGATGGTGGGCGCACTCGGCGTCGTGGCCTGTGCCGCCGATCCTGGGTACGGCGGTCGCTCGACGAAGCAGTGGATCGCGCAGCTCGCGGATCCGACGACGAGCGCCCGCCTCGAGGCGACGACGGCGCTCGGACGGGTGCTCGCGGTCTATCCGCAGTCGGCGCCGGCCGTGGCGGCGCTTGTCGGCGCGCTGGCGGATACGAGTGACGATGTGCGCGTGAGCGCCGCACGCGAGTTGGCCACGGAGGGTGTACGCGCGCCCGACGCCGTACCGGGCCTCGCGCGGGCGATGGCCGACTCCGAGCACGCCTGGGTCCGGGAGCAAGTCGCGGGTGTGCTCGGTACGGTGCTCGACCAGAGCCTTCCCCCCGACGCGCGGGCCGCGACGGGGTGGCCCACGCGCGAGGATCGCCCGCGTGTCGACGCAGCGGTGCTGGCAGTCGGGGTCGATGCCCTGATCCGCGGGCTGGGCGACCCACACGGCGAGGTGCGGACCGAAGCGGCGACCGCCCTCCGACGGCTTGGGCCACGTGCGGCCCGCGTGGCGCCCCAGGTGATCCCGGCGTGGCGCGATCTCGCGGGGGCCGCGCAGCCCGGCCTGCGGGTGCTCGCGTTTGACGGACTGACGGCCGGAGGGGCGCCGGCGGCACTGGTGCTTCCGCTCGCGGACGCCGCCATCAGGCGGGACACGGCCGCCGTGGTGCGGACGGCGGCCATCCATGCGGTGGCGCCTCTCGGCGCGGCGGCGACGGCGGCCGTGCCAACCCTCAGGATCGCGTTGCGCGATCCCGATGCCGGCGTGCGCTTGGCGGCCGCCGTCGCCCTCGGGAAGATCGGCCCGGGGGCTGCCGTGTCGGACCTGCGTGCTGCCCTGACGGACGCGGACGCCCGGGTGCGCGTCGAAGCGGCGCACACGCTCGATGCGTTCCATCGACGCGGGGGGCAGGATGCGCCGCCGGCTGAGCCGACCCCGCTTCAGAAGTGCGCGGGGCGCCTCGGCACCCCGGGCTGCTGA
- a CDS encoding efflux RND transporter periplasmic adaptor subunit, producing the protein MTTVASSGLSVTGTITYDANRVSHVGARTPGRIVTLSADIGQRVRAGQTLALLESPEVGQLRADAGEADVLERIARENYARERRLEEQGISSRKELLAAEAELRRAEAARQSARERLRVLGASGGRGSQFAATAPFAGVVVARAANRGEMATPEDQLFTVADLSHVWIELDVFERDLPRVRTGQPVTVNAAAFPGRTFPGRIVYLGAVVDTARRTVRARVEIPNADGALRPGMFATARVQTGGGGPPLLVVPQEAVQEVEGRRAVFVPGDRPGQFRVVPVDVGETLDGGRVVIRTGLTPASRVVTAGAFLLRSELAKREIGEAGH; encoded by the coding sequence GTGACGACCGTCGCGTCCAGCGGCCTGTCGGTCACCGGGACGATCACGTACGACGCGAACCGCGTGAGCCACGTCGGCGCGCGCACGCCCGGCCGCATCGTCACGCTGAGCGCCGACATCGGACAGCGCGTCCGCGCCGGGCAGACGCTCGCCCTGCTGGAGAGTCCGGAGGTCGGCCAGCTGCGCGCCGACGCGGGCGAGGCGGACGTGCTCGAGCGCATCGCGCGCGAGAACTACGCGCGCGAGCGGCGGCTCGAGGAGCAGGGGATCTCCAGCCGCAAGGAGCTGCTCGCGGCCGAGGCGGAACTCCGCCGCGCGGAGGCGGCGCGGCAGAGCGCGCGCGAGCGGCTCCGGGTGCTGGGCGCGAGCGGCGGGCGCGGCAGCCAGTTCGCGGCGACCGCCCCGTTTGCCGGTGTCGTCGTCGCACGTGCGGCCAACCGGGGCGAGATGGCGACTCCCGAGGACCAGCTCTTCACCGTCGCCGACCTGTCGCACGTGTGGATCGAACTCGACGTGTTCGAGCGCGACCTGCCCCGGGTGCGCACGGGTCAGCCCGTGACGGTCAACGCGGCGGCCTTCCCGGGCCGCACGTTCCCGGGGCGCATCGTCTACCTGGGTGCCGTCGTCGACACCGCGCGCCGCACCGTGCGGGCGCGCGTCGAGATCCCGAACGCCGACGGCGCACTCCGCCCGGGCATGTTCGCGACGGCCCGCGTTCAGACCGGAGGGGGCGGGCCCCCGCTCCTCGTGGTCCCCCAGGAGGCGGTGCAGGAGGTGGAGGGCCGCCGGGCCGTCTTCGTCCCCGGCGACCGCCCCGGCCAGTTCCGCGTGGTGCCGGTGGACGTCGGCGAGACGCTCGATGGCGGCCGCGTCGTGATCCGCACCGGCCTGACCCCGGCGAGCCGGGTCGTGACCGCGGGTGCCTTCCTGCTGCGCTCCGAGCTCGCCAAGCGCGAGATCGGCGAAGCCGGGCACTGA
- a CDS encoding Spy/CpxP family protein refolding chaperone: MRTTVSRVLLTAALALACAPRRAVTSDRTELGTPALARPRALPRTQPSEFDPVGLLLELKGELGLTAEQVGELRSLRAALREANRSVLAQLDSADAAMRGRLRGWLGRARGEELPVRRTRWTPKVGPPQYATLVALLEHARGNARSTLEAAAALLDDEQRATLEQLARRDARLAVLTRFQVDARDARQAQRVP; encoded by the coding sequence GTGCGCACGACCGTCAGCAGGGTGCTGCTGACGGCGGCGCTGGCGCTCGCCTGCGCACCGCGGCGCGCGGTGACGTCGGATCGCACAGAACTCGGGACACCGGCGCTGGCCAGGCCTCGCGCACTGCCCCGCACGCAGCCGAGCGAGTTCGACCCGGTGGGCCTACTGCTGGAGCTCAAGGGCGAACTCGGATTGACGGCGGAGCAGGTCGGCGAGCTCCGGTCGCTCCGCGCCGCACTCCGGGAGGCCAACCGGTCGGTGCTCGCCCAGCTGGACTCCGCGGATGCCGCGATGCGTGGCCGGTTGCGGGGATGGCTCGGCCGCGCCCGGGGAGAGGAGCTGCCGGTCCGCCGGACCCGTTGGACGCCGAAGGTCGGGCCCCCGCAGTACGCGACCCTCGTCGCGCTACTCGAACACGCGCGCGGCAATGCGCGGAGCACGTTGGAGGCGGCGGCGGCGTTGCTCGACGACGAGCAGCGTGCCACGCTGGAGCAGCTCGCGCGCCGGGATGCACGCCTCGCCGTGCTCACCCGATTCCAGGTCGACGCGCGGGATGCGCGCCAGGCGCAGAGGGTGCCGTGA
- a CDS encoding TolC family protein — MAATTLTAAVAVTAPRRVVAQGGNPSSSASGGAAADTLTLTLAEVRRLVERQNPTFLAARQDVPVARGALRQAGVLRFNPDAVVQAPGGGSPTQATVTQELEFAGQRGLRLGAARTGVERAVAGVRDAGRRTLADASVAFYRALAASRRLAVATEVMTLNERLLSAVRIQRREGEISTLEANLGEIELGRARGRVLAERRAATSAALELSRLAGLDPGRPVRLLDDAPEALTSVAAPAVVRAAGAPSGAPSGAPSGAPSGAPSPPALASPGVAHPDPDRLNPDSLIAIALARRPDLAAAQAATRESETLTSLARREALPNLRFGAYVERDRTSPGTRTRVGPALGITLPLFNRNQGVVAQREAEAVRARLERSAAELQVRTDVTDAVRAVATATEEARVFRTAVLEPARQNSALLESAYRAGKLDLPTLLLLRNQLLDAEIGYWNAWLAEHEALTRLESATGALALTLPTDSSPAPARAPGGDR, encoded by the coding sequence TTGGCGGCGACCACGCTCACCGCCGCGGTGGCCGTGACCGCCCCTCGGCGCGTCGTCGCCCAGGGCGGCAATCCGTCGAGCAGCGCGTCGGGCGGCGCGGCCGCTGACACCCTGACGCTCACGCTTGCCGAGGTGCGACGCCTCGTCGAGCGGCAGAACCCGACCTTCCTCGCGGCCCGGCAGGACGTCCCCGTCGCGCGCGGGGCCCTGCGCCAGGCCGGCGTGCTGCGGTTCAACCCGGACGCGGTCGTGCAGGCGCCCGGCGGCGGCAGCCCGACCCAAGCCACCGTCACGCAGGAGCTGGAGTTCGCCGGCCAGCGCGGACTCCGGCTCGGCGCGGCGCGCACCGGGGTTGAGCGCGCCGTGGCCGGCGTCCGGGACGCCGGCCGCCGCACCCTCGCCGACGCCAGCGTCGCCTTCTACCGCGCCCTGGCCGCCAGCCGCCGGCTGGCGGTCGCCACCGAGGTGATGACGCTGAACGAGCGCCTCCTCAGCGCCGTGCGCATCCAGCGGCGCGAGGGCGAGATCAGCACGCTCGAGGCGAACCTCGGCGAGATCGAACTGGGTCGAGCCCGCGGCCGCGTGCTCGCGGAGCGTCGGGCCGCCACCAGTGCCGCGCTGGAGCTCTCGCGGCTGGCCGGCCTCGACCCCGGTCGGCCCGTGCGCCTCCTCGACGATGCGCCCGAAGCGCTGACGTCGGTGGCCGCCCCGGCGGTCGTCCGTGCCGCTGGCGCCCCCTCCGGCGCCCCCTCCGGCGCCCCCTCCGGCGCCCCCTCCGGCGCCCCCTCGCCGCCCGCCTTGGCCTCGCCGGGCGTCGCACATCCCGATCCGGACCGCTTGAACCCGGATTCGCTGATCGCCATCGCACTGGCGCGCCGTCCCGACCTCGCGGCCGCACAGGCGGCGACGCGTGAGTCGGAGACGCTGACGTCGCTGGCGCGACGGGAGGCGCTGCCGAACCTGCGATTCGGGGCGTACGTCGAGCGCGACCGCACGAGCCCCGGCACGCGCACGCGTGTCGGGCCTGCCCTCGGCATCACGCTGCCCCTCTTCAACCGCAACCAGGGGGTTGTGGCGCAACGCGAGGCCGAAGCGGTCCGCGCCCGGCTCGAGCGGAGCGCGGCCGAGCTGCAGGTGCGCACCGACGTCACCGACGCCGTGCGCGCCGTCGCCACCGCCACGGAAGAGGCGCGGGTCTTCCGCACGGCCGTGCTCGAGCCGGCGCGCCAGAACAGCGCGCTCCTCGAATCGGCGTACCGTGCGGGCAAGCTCGACCTGCCCACGCTCCTGCTGCTCCGGAACCAGCTCCTCGACGCCGAAATCGGCTACTGGAACGCGTGGCTCGCCGAGCATGAGGCGCTCACGCGCCTCGAGTCGGCGACTGGCGCGCTGGCCCTCACGCTCCCCACCGACAGTTCGCCAGCCCCGGCCCGCGCGCCGGGTGGAGACCGATAG
- a CDS encoding efflux RND transporter permease subunit, with product MRRLISFVLQQRLLVLALTMLLVGVGVWSAMRLPIDAVPDVTNVQVQVNTNAPALSPVEVERQITLPVELAMFGLPRLEEIRSISKFGLSQVTVVFEEGTDIYFARQQVQERLQQAREEIPEGFGTPAMGPISSGLGEIFQYTITGRDTTRAAATELRTLQDWVVAPQLRGVPGVAEVNSFGGFEKQYQVLVRPDALVQYELTLQQVLDAVAANNTNAGGGYITRGAEQLVVRGVGQVQDLDAIRNVVVTSRGGAPVRVGDIADVVIGATIRQGAVTKDGRGEAVTGIVMMRMGSNSRTVVNGVKERFATVARSLPAGVRLTPFYDRTELVDRTIKTVEKNLVEGAVLVVVVLFVLLGNLRAALIVALAIPLSMLFAVSAMVKAGIAGSLMSLGAIDFGLVVDGSVVMVENSMRRLGHRKEGESFLHTVLESCAEVARPILFGVGIIIVVYLPILTLEGVEGKMFKPMALTVVFALVGSLLLTFLLTPVLIALLLRGKIEEKDVWLIRKAKRVYEPALEWTLAHGRRVLAVSGAFVVLALAAVPFLGTEFIPRLDEGSFAIQVLRLPSVSLEESVRQSSVMERRLRQAFPNEIADIVSKTGRAEIATDPMGVNISDVLVMLTPHDQWTRAADKADLERQMGEVLGKIPGLVFSFSQPIELRVNELIAGVRSDLAIKIYGDDLQELTRVGDQVVGAVSRLPGATGFKAQQLEGLPQLQVTVLPDQLARYGINAADVMRVVEAVGGAEATTVLEGQRRFALTVRFPESARQNRETIVGLLVNAPGGQRVPLGQLARVEEVQGPAEISHENGSRLLIVEGNVRGRDIGSFVADVRALFDDGTVKLPPGYRPEFGGQFENLERASRRLFLVVPLSLLLIFLLLFTTFNSVRQAALVFTGIPLATVGGIAALLLRGMPFSISAGVGFIALFGVAVLNGVVMVSYINELRQQGLPLDRAVREGGLTRLRPVLTTALVASLGFIPMAISTGAGAEVQQPLATVVIGGLVTSTLLTLLVLPLLYSLFEQRAAAREERAARRAVGAEPLAPTDTPVEAGV from the coding sequence ATGCGACGTCTCATCAGCTTCGTCCTGCAGCAGCGCCTGCTCGTGCTCGCGCTCACGATGCTTCTCGTGGGGGTCGGCGTCTGGTCCGCGATGCGGCTCCCCATCGACGCGGTGCCGGACGTGACCAACGTGCAGGTCCAGGTCAACACGAACGCGCCCGCGCTCTCCCCCGTCGAGGTGGAGCGGCAGATCACGCTCCCGGTGGAGCTCGCGATGTTCGGGCTCCCGCGGCTCGAAGAGATCCGCTCGATCTCCAAGTTCGGGCTCTCGCAGGTCACCGTGGTCTTCGAGGAGGGCACGGACATCTACTTCGCGCGCCAGCAGGTGCAGGAGCGCCTCCAGCAGGCCCGGGAGGAGATCCCTGAGGGCTTCGGCACCCCGGCGATGGGCCCGATCTCCTCGGGCCTCGGCGAGATCTTCCAGTACACGATCACGGGCCGGGACACGACGCGGGCGGCGGCGACCGAACTCCGCACCCTGCAGGACTGGGTCGTGGCGCCCCAACTACGCGGCGTCCCGGGCGTGGCAGAGGTGAACTCGTTCGGCGGCTTCGAGAAGCAGTACCAGGTGCTCGTGCGGCCGGACGCGCTCGTGCAATACGAGCTCACGCTCCAGCAGGTGCTCGACGCCGTCGCGGCGAACAACACGAACGCCGGCGGCGGCTACATCACGCGCGGCGCCGAGCAGCTCGTGGTCCGCGGCGTCGGGCAGGTGCAGGACCTCGACGCGATCCGCAACGTCGTCGTCACCAGCCGGGGCGGGGCTCCGGTGCGCGTCGGCGACATCGCCGACGTGGTGATCGGTGCGACCATCCGCCAGGGCGCGGTGACCAAGGACGGGCGAGGCGAGGCCGTCACCGGCATCGTGATGATGCGCATGGGGTCCAACTCGCGCACCGTGGTCAACGGCGTCAAGGAGCGCTTCGCCACCGTCGCGCGGAGCCTGCCGGCCGGCGTGCGCCTCACGCCTTTCTACGACCGGACGGAACTGGTCGACCGCACCATCAAGACGGTCGAGAAGAACCTCGTCGAGGGCGCGGTCCTCGTCGTGGTGGTGCTCTTCGTCCTCCTGGGCAACCTGCGCGCGGCGCTGATCGTCGCGCTGGCGATCCCGCTGTCCATGCTCTTCGCGGTCAGTGCGATGGTGAAGGCCGGCATCGCGGGTAGCCTCATGTCGCTCGGCGCCATCGACTTCGGGCTCGTCGTCGATGGCTCGGTCGTGATGGTCGAAAACTCCATGCGGCGGCTGGGCCACCGGAAGGAAGGCGAGAGTTTCCTCCACACGGTGCTGGAGTCGTGCGCCGAAGTCGCGCGGCCCATCCTGTTCGGCGTCGGGATCATCATCGTCGTCTACCTCCCCATCCTCACGCTCGAGGGGGTGGAGGGCAAGATGTTCAAGCCCATGGCGCTGACGGTCGTGTTCGCACTCGTCGGGTCGCTGCTGCTGACGTTCCTCCTCACCCCGGTCCTGATCGCGCTGCTCCTGCGCGGGAAGATCGAGGAGAAGGACGTCTGGCTGATCCGGAAGGCGAAGCGCGTCTACGAGCCCGCGCTGGAATGGACCCTCGCCCACGGCCGGCGCGTGCTCGCCGTCTCCGGCGCGTTCGTGGTGCTCGCGCTGGCGGCCGTCCCCTTCCTCGGCACCGAGTTCATCCCGCGCCTGGATGAGGGGTCGTTCGCGATCCAGGTGCTCCGGCTACCGAGCGTGTCGCTGGAGGAGTCGGTCCGGCAGTCGTCGGTCATGGAGCGCCGACTGCGGCAGGCCTTCCCGAACGAGATCGCGGACATCGTCTCGAAGACGGGGCGCGCCGAGATCGCGACGGATCCCATGGGCGTCAACATCAGCGACGTCCTCGTGATGCTCACGCCGCACGACCAGTGGACGCGCGCGGCGGACAAGGCCGATCTCGAGCGCCAGATGGGCGAGGTGCTCGGGAAGATCCCGGGGCTCGTGTTCAGCTTCAGCCAGCCCATCGAACTGCGCGTCAACGAGCTGATCGCCGGCGTCCGCAGTGACCTGGCGATCAAGATCTACGGCGACGACCTGCAGGAGTTGACCCGCGTCGGCGACCAGGTGGTCGGTGCGGTCTCGCGCCTGCCGGGGGCGACCGGCTTCAAGGCGCAGCAGCTCGAGGGGTTGCCGCAGCTGCAGGTCACGGTGCTCCCCGACCAGCTCGCGCGGTACGGGATCAACGCCGCCGACGTCATGCGCGTCGTGGAGGCGGTGGGCGGCGCCGAAGCGACCACGGTGCTGGAGGGCCAGCGGCGCTTCGCGCTGACGGTGCGTTTCCCGGAGAGCGCGCGGCAGAACCGCGAGACGATTGTCGGGCTGCTCGTCAACGCGCCCGGGGGCCAGCGGGTCCCGCTCGGCCAGCTCGCGCGCGTCGAGGAGGTGCAGGGGCCTGCGGAGATCAGCCACGAGAACGGGTCACGGCTCCTCATCGTCGAGGGCAACGTCCGCGGTCGGGACATCGGCAGCTTCGTGGCGGACGTGCGCGCACTCTTCGACGACGGCACGGTCAAGCTGCCGCCGGGCTACCGCCCGGAGTTCGGCGGGCAGTTCGAGAACCTCGAGCGCGCGTCGCGGCGGCTCTTCCTGGTCGTGCCGCTCTCGCTGCTCCTGATCTTCCTGCTGCTCTTCACGACGTTCAACTCGGTGCGCCAGGCGGCGCTCGTCTTCACGGGCATCCCGCTCGCCACGGTCGGCGGCATCGCGGCGCTGCTGCTCCGCGGCATGCCGTTCAGCATCTCGGCCGGCGTGGGCTTCATCGCGCTCTTCGGGGTCGCGGTGCTGAACGGCGTCGTGATGGTGTCCTACATCAACGAGTTGCGGCAGCAGGGCCTACCCCTGGACCGCGCCGTCCGCGAGGGGGGGCTCACGCGACTGCGTCCCGTGCTGACGACCGCGTTGGTGGCCAGCCTCGGCTTCATTCCGATGGCGATCTCGACCGGCGCGGGGGCGGAGGTCCAGCAGCCGCTCGCCACCGTGGTGATCGGCGGGCTGGTGACGAGCACCCTGCTCACCCTGCTCGTGCTGCCGCTCCTCTACTCGCTGTTCGAGCAGCGGGCGGCCGCGCGCGAAGAGCGCGCCGCGCGCCGCGCGGTTGGGGCGGAGCCCCTCGCGCCGACCGATACCCCCGTGGAGGCAGGCGTATGA
- a CDS encoding heavy metal translocating P-type ATPase translates to MTGGRPPSPPPPPRRRSRRADHAHRSPAPSRHDGPHRRVPRMRSAMEQTIRLDIPLLLPDVRDLQDACVTRLVRLLERRDGVARVHVMWPGEPADAAASTAAVGSGGPVVGAGVRGGPGADLAEAPQLCLHYDPERLTLAQVLRVAQSAGANVTERFAHALVVFRAVSTEDDGRRLEDGLRELPGVTAASVNLAAQLARVEYDRRRIDLPSIHAWLAEAGATPAGPPTRDTGDRGDIGGEDADPGPGVLVTGATDVHGRGESRLDAHLRGDHASSAGGARTALLSSAESRREATRAARGDDHAGHDHAADAEPATGGWYARNRELAWSLAAGALVAVGWSLERTAPGDRSLPIAVYALAYVFGARDNVGHFLGDLRRGRFRFNIDLLMVVAAIGAAVLGEWFEGALLLFLFSLGHALEHYALGRARNAIKALAELAPSRATVLQDGREVSVPIEAVRPGDRVVVRPAERIAVDGTVTDGRSAVNQAPITGESVPVDKSPGEPVFAGSVNGEGALVVSVTTAVGDRTLDRVIRLVSEAQTQKAPTQQFTERFERVFVPVVLVGDVLLAVVPPLLGWWTWPEAFYRAMALLVAASPCALALGTPAAVLAGIAQAARGGVLIKGGAHLETLGSVEVLALDKTGTITVGEPAVTDVEPLWGGDRDVLLATAAAVERRSQHPLAKAVVRAAEERRLEIPATGELESVTGKGVRAVIGADVVEIGRLLMFEQEATSVASATNGTASDPAEPAAAGRREGRTEQPGGVRAGSRASIIPAEVAAIVKRLEAAGRTTMVVRRRRADAAAAGDGTADGLVWLGVLGLADEPRAGVAETLRQLRAAGTRRIVMLTGDNAGVGNAVGQAVGVDEVRASLLPEDKVTAIRELAATGRVAMVGDGVNDAPALAHATVGIAMGGAGTAAALETADVALMGDDLGRLPFAIGLSRRARAVIKQNLIVSLGVIGVLAVATVTGAAGIGAAVVVHEGSTLVVIANALRLLAFKGPRSTPARVAQDTDARAGRPRGPREGGV, encoded by the coding sequence ATGACGGGCGGACGCCCGCCCTCCCCGCCACCCCCGCCACGCCGGCGTTCGCGGCGCGCCGACCACGCCCACCGCTCGCCGGCGCCTTCCCGGCACGACGGGCCGCACCGACGAGTCCCACGCATGAGGAGTGCAATGGAGCAGACCATTCGGCTGGATATTCCGCTGCTGTTACCGGACGTCAGGGATCTGCAGGACGCCTGCGTGACGCGCCTCGTGCGCCTGCTGGAGCGCCGTGACGGGGTGGCGCGCGTCCACGTGATGTGGCCGGGCGAGCCAGCCGACGCCGCCGCGAGCACGGCCGCGGTGGGGAGCGGGGGGCCGGTCGTCGGCGCGGGCGTCCGCGGCGGCCCTGGCGCCGACCTCGCGGAGGCACCGCAGTTGTGCCTGCACTACGATCCGGAGCGCCTGACGCTGGCCCAGGTGCTGCGCGTGGCGCAGTCCGCGGGGGCCAACGTGACCGAGCGGTTCGCGCACGCCCTCGTCGTGTTTCGGGCCGTCAGCACCGAGGATGACGGCCGGCGACTCGAAGACGGCCTGCGCGAGCTCCCGGGGGTGACCGCGGCCTCGGTGAACCTGGCGGCGCAGCTGGCGCGCGTGGAGTACGACCGCCGCCGCATCGACCTGCCCAGCATCCACGCGTGGCTCGCCGAGGCGGGCGCCACCCCCGCGGGGCCGCCCACGCGAGACACCGGGGACCGGGGTGACATCGGCGGCGAGGACGCGGACCCGGGACCGGGCGTGCTGGTGACGGGGGCTACTGACGTTCACGGCCGGGGGGAGAGCCGGCTGGACGCGCACCTCCGCGGCGACCACGCGTCCTCGGCTGGCGGGGCGCGTACGGCGCTACTGTCGTCAGCCGAGAGCCGCCGGGAGGCCACGCGCGCGGCGCGGGGCGACGACCACGCGGGGCACGATCATGCGGCCGACGCGGAGCCGGCGACCGGCGGGTGGTACGCACGCAACCGGGAGCTCGCGTGGAGCTTGGCGGCGGGGGCACTGGTCGCGGTCGGGTGGAGCCTGGAGCGGACGGCGCCCGGTGACCGGTCCCTGCCTATCGCCGTTTACGCGCTCGCGTACGTGTTCGGGGCGCGCGACAACGTCGGCCACTTCTTGGGCGACCTGCGGCGGGGCCGGTTCCGGTTCAACATCGACCTCCTGATGGTCGTGGCGGCCATCGGCGCGGCCGTGCTCGGCGAATGGTTCGAGGGGGCGCTTTTGCTGTTCCTGTTCAGCCTCGGGCACGCCCTCGAGCACTACGCACTCGGCCGTGCCCGCAACGCCATCAAGGCGCTGGCGGAACTGGCACCGTCACGCGCCACGGTCCTGCAGGACGGGCGTGAGGTGTCCGTGCCCATCGAGGCGGTCCGTCCCGGCGACCGTGTGGTGGTGAGGCCCGCCGAGCGGATCGCGGTCGACGGCACCGTGACGGACGGACGGTCCGCGGTCAATCAGGCGCCGATCACGGGGGAGAGCGTCCCGGTCGACAAGAGTCCGGGGGAGCCCGTCTTCGCCGGCTCGGTGAACGGGGAAGGGGCGCTGGTCGTGTCGGTGACGACGGCGGTGGGCGACCGCACGCTCGACCGCGTGATCCGCCTGGTCTCGGAAGCGCAGACGCAGAAGGCGCCGACGCAACAGTTCACCGAGCGCTTCGAGCGCGTGTTCGTGCCCGTCGTGCTGGTCGGCGACGTCCTGCTGGCCGTGGTCCCGCCGCTCCTCGGCTGGTGGACGTGGCCGGAGGCGTTCTACCGCGCCATGGCGTTGCTCGTGGCGGCGTCGCCGTGCGCGCTGGCGCTGGGGACGCCGGCCGCCGTCCTCGCCGGCATCGCGCAGGCGGCGCGCGGGGGCGTCCTGATCAAGGGCGGCGCCCATCTGGAGACGCTGGGGTCGGTCGAGGTGCTCGCGCTGGACAAGACGGGGACGATCACCGTGGGCGAACCCGCCGTCACCGACGTGGAGCCCCTCTGGGGTGGGGATCGCGACGTGCTCCTCGCCACCGCGGCGGCCGTCGAACGCCGCTCGCAGCACCCGCTGGCGAAGGCCGTCGTCCGCGCCGCGGAGGAACGCCGCCTCGAGATCCCCGCGACGGGCGAGTTGGAGTCGGTGACGGGGAAGGGCGTGCGCGCCGTCATCGGGGCGGACGTCGTGGAGATCGGCCGGCTGCTGATGTTCGAGCAGGAGGCCACGTCCGTGGCGTCCGCCACGAACGGTACGGCGTCTGACCCGGCGGAGCCGGCGGCCGCAGGCCGACGCGAAGGCCGGACCGAGCAGCCGGGGGGCGTCCGAGCCGGCAGCCGCGCGAGCATCATCCCGGCCGAAGTGGCCGCCATCGTGAAGCGGCTGGAAGCCGCTGGGCGCACGACGATGGTCGTGCGGCGTCGGCGCGCGGACGCCGCGGCGGCCGGCGACGGAACCGCGGACGGTCTCGTCTGGCTGGGCGTGCTCGGACTCGCGGACGAGCCCCGCGCGGGCGTGGCCGAGACGCTGCGGCAACTCCGGGCGGCCGGCACTCGGCGCATCGTGATGCTGACGGGGGACAACGCCGGCGTTGGCAACGCGGTGGGGCAAGCGGTCGGCGTGGACGAGGTGCGCGCGAGCCTGCTGCCCGAGGACAAGGTGACCGCGATCCGCGAGCTCGCGGCGACCGGGCGGGTGGCGATGGTCGGCGACGGCGTGAACGACGCGCCGGCGCTCGCCCACGCGACGGTCGGCATCGCCATGGGGGGGGCGGGGACCGCGGCGGCGCTCGAGACGGCGGACGTCGCGTTGATGGGCGACGATCTGGGTCGGCTGCCCTTCGCCATCGGCCTGTCGCGGCGCGCGCGCGCCGTCATCAAGCAGAACCTGATCGTCTCGCTCGGCGTCATCGGGGTGTTGGCCGTCGCGACCGTCACGGGCGCTGCCGGCATCGGCGCCGCGGTCGTGGTGCACGAAGGGAGTACCCTGGTCGTGATCGCGAACGCCCTGCGGCTCCTCGCCTTCAAGGGCCCGCGCTCGACGCCGGCGCGGGTGGCCCAGGACACCGACGCGCGGGCGGGCCGCCCCCGGGGACCCAGGGAGGGCGGCGTATGA